The following are from one region of the Fusarium verticillioides 7600 chromosome 1, whole genome shotgun sequence genome:
- a CDS encoding proteasome component PUP3 has protein sequence MSSPFSINGGACVAMVGKDCVAIACDLRLGLQALTVSNNFPKIFQYGDVFLGLTGLATDVNTVSDLFRYKVNMYRLREERSIAPRTFANLVSSSLYERRFGPYFVSPVVAGLDPKTGKPFICGFDSIGCIDFAKDFIVSGTASEQLFGMCEGLWEPDLEPDALFETISQSLLNAVDRDALSGWGAHVYIIEKDKVTKRLLKGRQD, from the exons atg TCATCTCCTTTCTCGATAA acGGCGGCGCCTGTGTTGCCATGGTCGGAAAGGACTGTGTCGCCATCGCATGCGATCTTCGCCTCGGTCTCCAGGCTCTTACTGTGTCCAACAATTtccccaagatcttccagTACGGCGACGTCTTCTTAGGTCTCACTGGCCTGGCTACCGATGTCAACACCGTGAGCGACCTCTTCCGCTACAAGGTCAACATGTACCGCCTGCGTGAGGAGCGCTCCATCGCCCCTCGAACCTTTGCCAATCTCgtttcctcatctctctaCGAGCGCCGTTTTGGACCTTACTTCGTGTCTCCTGTCGttgctggtcttgatcccaagactggcaagcCTTTTATCTGTGGCTTCGATAGTATTGGCTGTATCGACTTTGCCAAGGACTTCATTGTCTCTGGCACCGCTTCCGAGCAGCTCTTTGGCATGTGCGAGGGTCTCTGGGAGCCTGATCTG GAACCCGATGCCCTTTTTGAGACCATATCTCAGTCGTTGCTCAACGCTGTTGACCGTGATGCCCTTTCAGGCTGGGGTGCGCACGTTTACATTATCGAGAAGGACAAGGTCACCAAGCGATTACTAAAGGGACGACAGGACTAG
- a CDS encoding trehalose-6-phosphate hydrolase: protein MGSTDQSLRAWWKESSVYQVYPASYQDSTGSGVGDLKGIISRVDYLKDLGVDIVWLSPIFKSPQVDMGYDISDYYTIDPPYGDVSDVDVLKDKLHERGMKLVLDLVMNHTSDQHEWFRESRKSKDNPYRDWYIWKPAKYDSEGNRHPPNNWDAHFQGSAWEYDETTDEYYLCLFCKQQPDLNWENPAVRKQVHDVMRFWLDRGTDGFRMDVINFVSKDQAFPDSDKTVLRGHEFYACGPRCHEFLKEIGAILQEYDAFSVGEMPCVHDERELIKAVRGDRGELSMIFHFELMDLDHGVGGKFTPRSWDLSELKSTTLKWQKFMYDNGGWNALYLENHDQPRAVSRFVHDGNKHRVDSAKLIAIFLGFQSGTPFIYQGQEIGMTNVPSDWGLEEYKDLDCLRHWDLHKNDDEAARNSYKVEYQKKSRDNARTPMQWDAGRNAGFTTADAKPWMRVNDNYKEINAASQTSDPNSVYSCYRKVLQRRKEFLDLFVYGNFQLVDETNEKVFAYSRRADNGETALVVCNFTTDTVAWSLPGKIRAVLVSSAGRTLDELNGGETKLAPCEAFAVLLE from the exons ATGGGTAGCACGGATCAAAGTCTGCGAGCCTGGTGGAAAGAGAGCTCGGTGTATCAAGTCTACCCTGCTTCTTACCAAGATTCCACTGGCTCTGGTGTTGGAGACCTGAAGGGCATCATCTCTCGAGTTGATTACCTCAAAGACTTGGGGGTTGATATCGTATGGCTTTCACCAATCTTCAAGAGCCCTCAGGTTGATATG GGGTACGATATTAGTGACTATTACACAATCGACCCTCCATATGGTGATGTCtcagatgttgatgtcctcaaggacaagctccATGAGCGAGGCATGAAGCTCGTTCTCGACCTGGTCATGAATCATACCAGTGATCAGCATGAGTGGTTCAGGGAGTCTCGAAAGTCCAAGGACAACCCCTATCGTGATTGGTACATCTGGAAGCCTGCAAAGTATGATTCCGAAGGAAACAGGCACCCTCCCAATAACTGGGACGCTCATTTCCAAG GAAGTGCCTGGGAGTACGACGAAACCACAGATGAATACtatctctgcctcttctgcAAGCAGCAGCCAGATCTTAACTGGGAGAACCCAGCAGTCAGAAAACAAGTTCACGATGTCATGCGCTTCTGGCTCGACAGAGGCACCGATGGTTTCCGCATGGATGTCATCAACTTTGTCAGTAAGGACCAGGCGTTCCCCGACTCCGATAAGACTGTACTTCGTGGTCATGAATTCTATGCTTGTGGCCCCCGATGCCACGAGTTTCTCAAAGAGATTGGTGCTATTCTGCAAGAGTACGATGCTTTCAGCGTGGGTGAGATGCCCTGTGTGCACGATGAGCGTGAGTTGATTAAGGCTGTCCGTGGTGACCGTGGAGAGTTGAGCATGATTTTCCACTTTGAGTT GATGGATCTTGATCATGGTGTTGGCGGCAAGTTCACACCTAGATCCTGGGACCTTTCTGAGCTCAAATCTACCACTCTCAAATGGCAGAAGTTCATGTACGACAATGGAGGCTGGAACGCCCTTTACTTGGAGAACCATGACCAACCACGGGCTGTAAGCCGCTTTGTTCACGATGGCAACAAGCATCGGGTGGATAGTGCGAAGCTTATCGCCATCTTCCTGGGTTTCCAGTCAGGCACCCCTTTTATTTACCAAGGACAGGAGATTGGGATGACCAATGTCCCCTCAGACTGGGGCTTGGAAGAATATAAGGACCTTGACTGCCTTCGACATTGGGA TCTTCACAAAAACGATGATGAGGCGGCTCGAAACTCCTACAAGGTGGAGTATCAGAAGAAGTCTCGTGACAATGCCCGAACTCCCATGCAATGGGACGCAGGCCGCAACGCTGGCTTTACTACTGCTGATGCTAAGCCTTGGATGAGAGTCAACGACAACTACAAGGAAATCAACGCTGCATCGCAGACTTCAGACCCTAACTCTGTGTATAGCTGCTATCGCAAAGTTCTGCAGAGACGAAAGGAGTTCCTAGATCTATTTGTATATGGAAACTTCCAACTCGTTGACGAAACCAACGAGAAGGTCTTTGCATACTCACGAAGGGCCGACAACGGAGAGACTGCTCTCGTCGTATGTAACTTCACGACTGATACAGTTGCGTGGTCTTTGCCTGGCAAGATTCGAGCGGTGCTGGTCAGCTCTGCTGGAAGAACACTTGATGAGTTAAACGGTGGTGAGACCAAACTGGCACCTTGCGAAGCCTTCGCGGTCCTGCTCGAGTAG
- a CDS encoding adenylate cyclase (At least one base has a quality score < 10) yields MTRNEPFNRIGSITSSSRSKIRGSSNSRSRSGSRRNKSNNDDSPSTASAESSTYSAVTVRSSSPSQSQSQSPSPSTASTTPAPASASTISTPIPTHSPTPNPAPIVDALTPTPSSSAAAPVVTASPAVAAATTSNTSTFSSTPRQLPTPTLSARPSADGNASLSNPWSSSKDEPQLSPTATNFAPRAGANAHPKDRRMSDLTNYRRELAVLETSRVPQIHQIPPTGGASPQIAPWMNQPGSLSTSSNMPTTFFNDSSDNLSLASQLSPGHQISNRQPHQHQYASHPSQHDAPEASYFDGRRPSAASILTASSQGSKTSITRGGFRKLQGFFGEEFPGRDSSDGSLPTSLAGKDQRGRSYSHSRPTHRDRNYSNATDHTRDASPSSSRPRTPVPAPEVVPFLYQDNSDIARYGEAPVRDIMTGPDRERYVGDGSSQIPPKTSSSSRSGHSIVHLPGHHRHHKSNDDPRTLRPTMSRDDTAIGTQMSRDRGGSSAMYSTKSRGQSPTPSTRSAGMTWSTKSSQVDGQTSPGHHHGKRGIFGRLRRHHKDKDDMAKLRDLPQSTRSLQPKTSKPDLHRPSDVSTTALPFSGTFGPGETSDVPDMRPIPGQRGATFNNKFPFAKKQRTHRPQDYVDDAIGPTDRNDPNKIYHLDTNLNDMEGILTKPPPLTPMDTSFVNNVEPERHDSIISTAPKGRWDAPDSWAVRRNTEDNSYHGPEPDEIGSPPRPEEKASPYCIRIFRSDGTFSTHSMPLDSNVTDVISQVIKKTYVVDGLENYHIIMKKHDLIRVLTPPERPLLMQKRLLQQVGYEEKDRIEDLGREDNSYLCRFMFLSARESDFHAKTTDMGLARAQKLNYVDLSGRNLVTIPISLYSKAMEIISLNLSRNLSLDVPRDFIQSCKHLRDIKFNNNEARKLPPSLSRANRLTFLDVANNRLEQLEHAELNSLTGMLKMNLANNRLKHLPSYFGAYQSLRSLNISSNFLDKFPTFLCNLPSLVDLDLSFNAIATIPHEIGGLKNLEKLLITNNRLTHAVPASFGQLVSLRELDIKYNGISSIDIISELPKLEILSADHNCVSAFVGQFESLRQLKLNSNPLNKFEIVAPVPTLKILNLSNAQLASIDSSFVNMVNLEHLILDKNYFVSLPQEIGTLSRLEHFSIANNSVGELPAQIGCLTELRVLNVRGNNISKLPMELWWANRLETFNASSNVLEHFPKPASRAPRIPGEESQPAPPPVNGRAAPLGTLSATASSEELSDDRRPSQNSSTLLSVGPSPLNAGDRKSSVVSVYGKGGRKTSVVSRSATPSAPTQTVNTRKDSGMSSRLNNTFAGSLRNLHLADNRLDDDVFDQITLLGELRVLNLSYNDEISDMPQRSIKNWPQLVELYLSGNALTTLPADDLEESSLLQALYINGNRFTNLPADISRAKNLAVLDCGSNYLKYNISNVPYDWNWNLNPNLRYLNLSGNKRLEIKQTNTGPLGPGAVNREEYTDFSRLLNLRILGLMDVTLTQPSIPDQSEDRRVRTSGSLAGHLPYGMADTLGKHEHLSTVDLVVPRFNSSETEMLLGLFDGQALSSGGSKIAKYLHENFGHIFAGELKQLKTRSNETPVDALRRSFLQLNKDLVTIAIQQSEERPLKTHRGSGQPVILTKEDLNSGGVATVVYLQSTELYVANVGDAQAMVIQTDGTHKMLTRKHDPAEPNERSRIREAGGWVSRNGRLNDLLQVSRAFGYVDLMPAVQAAPYVSNMTIREQDDIILIATGELWEYLSPGLVTDIARAERQDLMRAAQKLRDLAIAYGASGKIMVMMISVADLKRRVERSRLHRGASMSLYPSGIPDDAQVLNTRRGRRTKGDVLDSSLNRLEAEIPAPTGNVSIVFTDIKNSTTLWEMYPSAMRSAIKLHNEVMRRQLRRIGGYEVKTEGDAFMVSFPTATSALLWTFAVQMQLLDVNWPSEVLNSVSCQPVYDKDNSLIFKGLSVRMGIHFGDCVSETDPVTRRMDYFGPMVNKAARISAVADGGQITVSTDFISEIQRCLENYQDTDRGNASGSEDTFDDETYASAIRKDLRSLTSQGFEVKEMGEKKLKGLENPEVVYSLYPHALAGRIEFHLQHERKEEGGGGGDKPAVLAPGAELSIDPDAIWTLWRISLRLEMLCSSLEGNEAPGLQPPETELLERIKQRGGEVTDRFLLNFLEHQVSRIETCISTLAMRHLATGGGPIKELEDLQGPMTAILDMFMAQRQELERYRRKYGALPSPSSSEDEDEDDEDDGDDDPDTEEGSDTEQEL; encoded by the exons ATGACCAGGAATGAGCCCTTCAATCGCATCGGCTCGATCACGAGCTCTAGCAGAAGCAAAATCAGAGgtagcagcaacagcagaagcagaagcggaagcagaagaaacaaaagCAACAATGATGACAGTCCGAGCACCGCAAGCGCCGAAAGTAGTACATACTCTGCGGTCACCGTGAGGTCCTCGTCACCATCTCAATCGCAATCGCAATCGCCCTCACCCTCGACTGCCTCCACTACTCCCGCTCCCGCTTCCGCTTCTACTATCTCCACTCCCATTCCCACTCACTCGCCTACTCCCAATCCGGCACCTATCGTTGATGCTCTAACAccaactccatcatcctccGCCGCTGCTCCCGTTGTGACAGCTTCccctgctgttgctgctgctaccaCCTCTAATACCTCGACATTCTCCTCGACGCCTCGCCAGCTACCAACCCCTACTCTTTCTGCTCGCCCAAGCGCTGATGGCAATGCTTCATTGAGCAACCCGTG GTCCTCTTCCAAGGATGAGCCTCAACTCTCACCTACTGCTACAAACTTCGCCCCTCGCGCCGGCGCCAATGCTCATCCCAAAGACCGTCGCATGAGCGACCTCACCAACTATCGACGTGAGCTCGCCGTTCTCGAAACCTCCCGAGTCCCTCAGATCCACCAGATTCCGCCCACCGGCGGCGCGAGCCCTCAAATAGCACCGTGGATGAACCAGCCCGGTTCcctttcaacctcttccaacATGCCGACCACTTTCTTCAACGATTCGAGCGACAACCTCTCCCTCGCCTCCCAGCTTTCTCCGGGTCATCAGATCAGTAACCGCCAACCACATCAGCACCAGTATGCTTCCCATCCCTCGCAACACGATGCCCCCGAGGCTTCATATTTTGATGGCAGGCGCCCATCCGCTGCCAGTATCCTCACGGCGAGCAGTCAGGGCAGCAAAACCAGTATAACCAGAGGTGGTTTTCGCAAACTTCAGggcttctttggcgaggAATTCCCTGGGCGCGATAGCTCAGATGGCAGCCTACCCACTTCGCTCGCGGGCAAGGACCAGCGTGGACGCTCTTATAGCCACAGCCGCCCCACACATAGAGATCGCAACTATTCCAATGCCACGGATCACACTCGCGAtgcatcaccatcatcttccagaCCGAGAACTCCAGTTCCTGCACCAGAGGTGGTGCCTTTTCTATACCAGGACAACAGT GACATCGCTCGATATGGCGAAGCTCCCGTCCGAGACATCATGACCGGACCCGATCGAGAGCGATATGTGGGTGACGGTTCCTCGCAAATTCCCCCAAagacatcgtcatcctcgaggtCGGGTCATTCTATAGTTCATTTACCCGGGCATCACCGACACCATAAGAGTAATGATGATCCTCGGACACTGCGGCCGACAATGAGTAGGGACGATACAGCGATTGGCACGCAGATGTCGCGCGATCGTGGGGGTAGTAGCGCCATGTACTCAACCAAATCTAGAGGCCAAAGCCCGACACCAAGTACTAGAAGTGCAGGAATGACTTGGAGCACGAAATCCTCCCAAGTTGATGGTCAGACCTCACCCGGTCATCATCACGGCAAACGCGGAATCTTTGGACGGCTTAGAAGGCAtcacaaagacaaagacgacATGGCTAAACTTCGCGACTTACCTcaatcaacaagatctcTCCAGCCGAAGACCTCGAAGCCTGACTTGCACCGCCCAAGCGATGTATCGACGACTGCATTACCGTTTTCCGGGACCTTTGGCCCTGGGGAGACGAGCGATGTCCCTGATATGCGACCAATTCCAGGTCAACGTGGTGCAACTTTCAACAATAAGTTCCCtttcgccaagaagcaacGAACCCATCGGCCTCAAGACtatgttgatgatgcaaTTGGCCCGACAGATCGTAACGATCCTAACAAAATATATCATCTCGATACCAACCTGAACGATATGGAGGGTATCCTAACGAAACCTCCTCCACTTACACCTATGGATACTAGCTTCGTTAACAATGTCGAACCTGAGCGCCACGATTCCATTATCTCCACAGCACCTAAAGGCCGTTGGGATGCTCCTGACAGTTGGGCAGTCCGACGCAATACTGAGGATAACTCATATCATGGCCCTGAACCAGATGAGATTGGTAGCCCCCCTCGCccagaagagaaggcatCCCCATACTGCATTCGAATCTTTCGCTCAGATGGTACATTCTCCACACATTCCATGCCTCTGGACTCGAATGTCACGGATGTCATCTCCCAAGTCATTAAGAAGACTTATGTGGTTGACGGTTTGGAGAACTATCATAttatcatgaagaagcatGATCTTATCAGGGTTTTGACACCCCCTGAGAGACCCTTACTCATGCAGAAGCGGCTCCTGCAGCAAGTCGGTTATGAGGAAAAAGATAGAATCGAAGACCTCGGCCGCGAAGACAACAGTTACCTCTGCAGGTTCATGTTCTTGTCTGCCAGGGAGAGTGACTTCCATGCCAAAACAACCGACATGGGCCTGGCTCGGGCTCAGAAGCTCAATTACGTGGACCTCTCTGGTCGCAACCTCGTTACAATACCTATATCCCTATACTCAAAGGCCATGGAGATTATCTCTCTTAACCTCTCGCGCAACCTCTCGCTCGACGTCCCGCGAGACTTTATACAGTCTTGTAAACATCTTCGAGACATCAAGTTTAACAACAACGAAGCTAGGAAACTACCGCCCAGTCTGAGTCGAGCAAACAGATTGACCTTTCTGGATGTTGCAAACAACCGGCTGGAGCAGTTGGAGCACGCTGAGCTCAACTCTCTTACAgggatgctgaagatgaacTTGGCCAACAACCGGCTTAAACACTTGCCCTCTTACTTTGGAGCATACCAGTCACTTCGCTCTCTTAATATTTCTTCTAACTTCCTCGACAAGTTCCCGACTTTCTTGTGCAATCTACCAAGTTTGGTCGACCTGGATCTGAGTTTCAATGCCATTGCAACGATTCCTCACGAGATTGGCGGCCtgaagaacttggagaaATTGTTGATAACTAACAATAGGCTGACGCACGCTGTACCAGCGTCATTTGGACAACTTGTCAGCCTACGCGAACTCGACATTAAGTACAATGGTATCTCGAGCATCGACATTATTTCGGAGCTCCCGAAGCTTGAGATTCTTTCTGCTGATCACAACTGCGTCTCTGCCTTTGTTGGACAGTTTGAGTCCCTTCGCCAACTCAAACTGAACTCGAACCCCCTCAACAAATTCGAGATTGTTGCCCCAGTTCCCACACTCAAGATATTGAACCTATCGAACGCTCAGCTTGCCAGTATTGACTCGTCGTTCGTCAACATGGTCAACCTGGAGCACCTGATCCTGGATAAAAATTACTTTGTTTCGTTGCCCCAAGAAATCGGTACCTTGAGCAGACTCGAGCATTTTAGTATCGCGAACAATTCCGTTGGAGAGCTACCAGCCCAGATTGGTTGCTTGACTGAACTGAGAGTGCTCAATGTCCGAGGAAACAATATCTCCAAGCTGCCCATGGAGTTATGGTGGGCAAACCGACTGGAGACCTTTAACGCCTCTTCAAATGTTCTGGAGCACTTCCCCAAACCTGCTTCCAGGGCACCACGGATACCGGGAGAGGAATCGCAGCCTGCGCCCCCTCCTGTCAATGGAAGAGCTGCACCACTCGGAACCCTGTCGGCCACAGCAAGCTCTGAAGAGCTGTCAGACGATCGAAGACCCAGTCAAAATTCGAGCACACTCCTCAGTGTCGGACCATCTCCCCTTAACGCTGGTGACCGCAAGAGCTCTGTCGTGTCTGTCTATGGGAAGGGTGGCCGTAAGACCTCAGTTGTGTCTAGATCAGCAACTCCGTCGGCCCCTACACAAACAGTCAACACCAGAAAGGATTCTGGGATGTCATCAAGGCTTAACAACACATTTGCTGGATCCCTTCGTAACCTTCACTTGGCCGACAACCGTctggatgacgatgttttTGATCAGATCACACTCCTTGGGGAGCTCCGAGTGCTCAACTTATCATACAACGACGAAATCAGTGACATGCCACAGAGATCGATCAAGAACTGGCCTCAACTAGTTGAGCTTTATTTATCCGGAAACGCTCTCACGACATTGCCTGCCGATGATCTAGAAGAGTCCAGTTTACTACAGGCACTTTATATCAACGGCAACAGGTTCACCAACTTGCCAGCCGACATCTCACGGGCCAAGAACCTTGCTGTTCTCGACTGTGGCAGTAACTACCTAAAATacaacatctccaacgtGCCCTATGATTGGAACTGGAACCTCAATCCGAACCTCAGATATCTGAATTTGTCTGGCAACAAGCGATTGGAGATTAAGCAGACGAACACAGGTCCTCTGGGGCCTGGCGCCGTAAATCGTGAGGAGTACACGGACTTCAGCCGTCTGCTTAACTTGCGTATCCTGGGCCTGATGGATGTCACTCTCACTCAGCCCAGTATTCCTGATCAGAGTGAAGACAGACGTGTCCGTACATCTGGATCACTCGCTGGCCACCTGCCTTATGGTATGGCCGATACTCTTGGCAAGCACGAGCACTTGTCAACGGTCGATCTCGTGGTACCAAGATTCAACTCGTCAGAAACAGAGATGCTCTTGGGCTTGTTTGATGGACAAGCTTTGTCCAGCGGTGGATCTAAGATCGCTAAATACTTGCATGAAAACTTTGGTCACATTTTCGCTGGTGAACTGAAGCAGTTGAAGACACGATCGAACGAAACACCGGTTGATGCACTACGACGCTCGTTCCTCCAGCTCAACAAGGATTTGGTCACTATTGCTATCCAGCAGTCCGAGGAGAGGCCATTGAAAACGCATAGGGGCTCTGGCCAGCCTGTAATACTTACCAAGGAAGACCTGAACTCAGGGGGTGTGGCAACTGTGGTTTATCTTCAAAGTACGGAACTATATGTTGCAAATGTCGGTGATGCACAGGCAATGGTAATCCAGACAGATGGTACTCATAAGATGCTGACCCGCAAGCATGATCCTGCCGAGCCCAATGAGAGATCGCGCATTCGCGAAGCTGGTGGATGGGTTTCTCGCAACGGCAGACTGAACGATCTACTCCAAGTTTCACGCGCCTTCGGATACGTTGACTTGATGCCGGCCGTACAAGCAGCACCCTATGTCAGCAACATGACTATCCGAGAGCAGGATGATATTATCCTGATTGCGACTGGCGAGCTCTGGGAGTACTTGTCACCTGGTCTAGTGACGGATATTGCGAGAGCTGAGAGACAAGATCTCATGCGAGCGGCCCAGAAGCTTCGTGACCTGGCTATCGCATACGGCGCCTCGGGCAAAATTATGGTCATGATGATTAGTGTGGCTGACCTAAAGCGACGCGTCGAGAGATCCAGACTCCATCGCGGTGCTAGTATGTCGCTTTATCCATCTGGTATTCCCGATGACGCCCAGGTTCTCAATACCAGGAGGGGCCGAAGGACCAAGGGCGATGTTCTCGATTCATCCCTAAACCGACTTGAGGCAGAGATCCCAGCGCCTACAGGTAACGTGTCGATTGTCTTCACCGATATCAAGAACTCGACAACACTCTGGGAGATGTACCCCAGCGCCATGCGATCAGCTATCAAACTACACAACGAGGTTATGCGTCGACAGCTGAGACGAATTGGTGGCTACGAAGTCAAGACCGAAGGTGACGCTTTTATGGTCTCCTTCCCAACAGCCACGTCCGCATTGTTGTGGACGTTTGCTGTTCAGAtgcagcttctcgatgtGAACTGGCCATCAGAAGTCCTGAACTCAGTGTCTTGCCAGCCTGTCTATGACAAGGACAACagtctcatcttcaaagGACTGTCGGTGCGGATGGGTATCCACTTTGGAGACTGCGTGAGTGAGACGGATCCAGTTACACGACGTATGGATTATTTCGGACCCATGGTGAACAAGGCGGCTCGAATCTCTGCGGTTGCAGACGGTGGGCAGATCACGGTCTCGACCGACTTCATCTCGGAGATACAGCGGTGCCTAGAGAATTATCAAGATACAGATCGCGGGAACGCTTCTGGCTCCGAGGATACCTTTGACGACGAGACATATGCTAGTGCCATTCGAAAGGATTTGAGATCCCTGACCTCTCAAGGCTTTGAGGTTAAGGAGAtgggcgagaagaagttgaagggtcttgaaAACCCCGAGGTTGTGTACTCGCTATACCCTCATGCTTTGGCTGGACGTATCGAATTCCACCTGCAGCATGAGaggaaggaagaaggaggaggcggcggcgatAAGCCAGCCGTCCTTGCACCCGGGGCAGAGCTCAGTATCGATCCTGATGCAATTTGGACTCTCTGGAGAATCAGTTTGCGACTTGAGATGCTTTGCAGCTCTCTGGAAGGAAACGAGGCCCCAGGGCTacaaccaccagaaacagAACTGCTCGAGCGGATTAAGCAGCGTGGAGGAGAGGTCACAGAtcgcttcttgttgaacttcttggAGCACCAAGTGAGCAGGATAGAG ACCTGTATATCGACATTGGCGATGCGCCACCTTGCTACTGGTGGTGGCCCTATTAAGGAACTAGAAGATCTCCAGGGTCCAATGACTGCAATCTTGGATATGTTCATGGCACAGAGGCAGGAACTTGAACGATACAGGAGGAAATATGGTGCGCTGCCAAGCCCCTCTAGTAGcgaggacgaagacgaagacgacgaggacgacggcGACGACGATCCCGACACAGAGGAAGGGAGCGACACAGAGCAAGAGTTGTGA